TATCATCAATTATTCCCCCAAAGAATAAAAAATATCAAACCCTTCTTTACTACATTTGTACCTATCTCCAGTAAGGATAAATATTGAATATTCTGCAATATTTGTTGTTAAGTCAGAAAACTTTTCTAAATTCGATAATATCTCTATATTAGCCATAATAGATCTAAAATTGTCTTTTCGAGCTTTCCCCATAAGGTTTCTCTTAAATGCATTATATAGTGCATCAACTTCTGTATCTGTTTTGCAAATTATTTTAGCTAATTCAATGGATTCTCTTGTAATATGAGTGTTCTTGTTTTCAATGATATTGGAAAATAGTTTTAAAGATTCACCTAACATATTTTGTGATATATCAAATAAATCTTCAAATTGATAAGGGTTTATTGAATTTGGATAGGATAACAAATCCAGATTATTTTTAGCCATAGTTTCACACAGATCAGCCATGTTTTCGAGAATTCCAATTATCTTATTTCCTAAAAAAACAACTTTAAAGTAAATTCCATATAAATTATTTGTTGCTAATATTTCCATTGATTTATATTCAAGGCGTGCCTCGATAAAATCAACTCTCATATCCTGTTTGATTATTTCTTTAGAAAGTTTAGCATTTTTTTCAAAAAATGCGTCTTTGAATTTTAAAAACATTCCTTGAACAAGTCTTCCCATTTTTAATATTTCATTGTGAAAAGAGATAACTTCTTTTTGAGTTTTTTCAGATAATAATTCTATCATATAATTCTCCTTCCAAAACCCAATTTGTTATTTAATACCTTAAAAAAAGAATAATCATTTTTTTGGGCAAGAGTTACTTTTTTTTCTGATGAAGAAACTACAACTGCCATTCCAGCTTCTATTCTGTGTACAATATCACCGTCGACAGTAACATAAGCATTTCCAGCATCAATATGATGTATAATAATTTCAATATAATTATCTGGAGAAATTACCAGAGGTCGAATATTTAATGAATGGGAAGCAAGTGGATTTATGGTTATCAAGTTTAATGTTGGTTCTATAATAGGTCCTCCCATAGATAAAGCATAACCTGTAGAACCAGTTGGAGTTGATAAAATCACACCATCTCCAGAATAGTTTAAAACACTTTCTCCTTTTATCAGTATTTCAATATCAACAGTTCCAATTGGTTGACTTTTTTGAATTGTAATATCGTTTAGAGATATAAGTTTTTTTCCACCAACATAACATTCCAGTAGATATCTATCTGAATAGTGTAAATTATTAGAAGATATATCTTTAGCGGCCTGTTCTATTTCTGTACTATCATAGGCTGTTAAAAATCCTAATGTACCTAAATTAATACCAATAATAGGTACAGAATTTTCTGCCGAGAGTTCTGCTACTCTTAATACTGTTCCATCTCCACCTAAAACAATAAATATATCAGCCTGTTGATATAAAGAATTATCAGCTAACGCAGAGCCAGCAGGCATAATTTTTAAGATTTCAATATCATTATTATGAAATATATCAAAAAATTGTTCTTGAATTTCATCTTTTCGTGCTTTTAAAGGATTAAAAAATAGAATAGCTTTCACAAAATATCACCTCAATAGTCTGGCAAGATCAAATAATGTTGTGACAAGGAAATTATCCAGTAAAACTAATAGTAATATAGCAACAAATGGTGTAAAATCAAACATTCCAAAGGTTAGATTTAAATATCTTCTAATAGGTCTTTCTATAATTTCTGATATTGAATCAAAAAATTGCCTAATAGGATGATGATAATTAAATGATATAAAGCTAAATAACGCTGAGATAATTATTGAAATTTCAAAAAAATTTATAACAATCCTTAAAACTACTGCCAATGCATAAAATAAATTACCAAATATAAACAAAGTTATCAACCTCCTGGATTGTAATTTCTTTTTCCGAAAATAAGAGAACCTATTCTTAACATAGTAGAGCCACATTCAATAGCGATAGCATAATCATTGCTCATTCCCATTGATAATTCTTTTAAATCAGGGAATTTTTTTATAAAAGAGTCCCTTAAATTTTTTAACTCGCAAAAAACATTTTTTATAGTATCATGATCATCAGTATAAGGAGCCATTGTCATTAAACCAACCACTTTAACATTTTCATATTTTTCTGCTTGTTTTAAAAATTCATTTAATTCATTAGGTTTAATTCCGCCTTTTGTTTCTTCACCGGAAATATTTACTTCTATTAATATTTTTTGAATTTTGTTATATTTTTTTGCTATTTTATCTATTTCTTTTATTTCTTTTTCTCTATAAACAGAATGAATATATTCTGAAATTGGTACAATATATTTAATCTTATTTGTTTGAATTCTACCGATAAAGTGCCATCTAATGTTATAATCTTTTAATTCTGCGGCTTTATTTCTTAATTCCTGAGCCTTATTTTCTGCAAAATCTTTAATACCTGTTTCATATGCTTTTTTTATATACTGAATAGGAAAAGTTTTTGAAACTGCTATTAATCTAATATTTTCAAAATTTCTATTGAATTTACTAGAGTGTTCTTTAATATTAGTTTTTATGGTTTTTAAATTGTCAATAATAAATTCCATATTACTTCCCCCATAATGAATATAATTTTTTATTTGAAGAAAAACCAAGATGTTTTAAAGCTTTTTCAGTTATCATTCTTCCGCGATGTGTTCTTACTAAAAACCCCTTTTGAAGCAAATATGGTTCATAGACTTCGCTAATACTATCGCTTTCAATACCAAGAGAAGCAGCCAAAGCTTTTAAACCAACAGGGCCTCCATTGTAGAAATTTATTATAGTTTTCAATATTCTTCTATCCATATCATCCAGACCTTCATTATCTATTTCAAGTAATGTCATTGTTTTTTCAACAGAATTTATATCTATAATACCGTTATTATTTATCTGTGCATAGTCACGAACTCTTTTTAATAATCTATTTGCAATTCTGGGAGTTCCTCTTGAACGCATGGCTATAAGCAAAGCAGCGTCTTTTTCTATTTTCACATTTAATAATTTTGCGCTTCTTATTATTATATTTTTTAATTCCTCTGGAGGATAAAAATTCATTTCCATTATTATTCCGAATCTACTTCGCAATGGTGCCGCAATTAATCCTGTTCTTGTAGTTGCACCAATTAAAGTAAAATGATTAAGATCAATTCTTATCGATCTGGCTCCAGGACCTTTTCCAATGACAATATCCAGTTGAAAATCTTCCATAGCAGAATATAAAATTTCTTCGACTGATCTATTTATTCTATGTATTTCATCTATAAATAGAACATCGCCATTTTGTAAATTTGTTAAAATAGCAGCCAAATCACCAGCTCTTTCCAGAACTGGTCCACTTGTTATTTGTATATTGGCTCCCATTTCATTTGCTATAACATTTGCCAATGTGGTTTTACCAAGCCCCGGAGGTCCAGCCAACAAAATATGATCAAGAGGTTCTTTTCTCTCTTTTGCTGCGTTAATAGTAATTTTTAATTTTTCTTTAACTTTTTCCTGACCTATATATTCTTTTAAATATTGTGGTCTGAGGTTTATTATAGTATTTTCCTCATTTTTTTCTGCTGGATCCAATATTCTATCATCCATAAATTCCCTCCGATTATAAATGCTTCTTATAAGTTTCTCTATTATAAGTCTCATATTATTATAACATACATTTATTTTAAAATCATAATAGTTTATAAAATAATAGAAAAAATAAAGGTAAAAATTCGATTCTGACAAAATTAATTTTAAATTAATTTGGTTAACTGATAATTTACTTAAAAGAAACAATTAGTTAAATTATAAGATATATACTTATTCTGTAATAATTTTAATTTTGTAATAAACTTTATAGGGGGTGGAAATATGGTGAAAAGAGAAATGACAAGGAAGTTTTTAGAAGATGCATTTTGTGGAGAATCAAAAGCACATATGAAATATTCAATTTACGCAGAAGATGCTGAAGCACAGGGGAAAGAAAATTTGGCGAGATTATGGAGAGCAATAGCATATGCTGAATTTGTTCATGCAAGAAACCATTTCAAGGCTTTAGGATATTTAGGAGCTATAGATGCTAATTTAGAAGATTCTGCTGCTGGAGAACATTTTGAAGTTGAAGAGATGTATCCAGTATATAAAAATTCATCAGAGTTTCAGGAAGAAAAAGAAGCAGTAAGAAGTGCTCATTTTGCTTTGGAAGCAGAAAAGATACATGAAAAAATGTATAGAGAGGCGAAAGAATATTTAGAAAAAAATGAAGATTTAGAAGATAAAAAAATATTTATATGTGAAATATGTGGATATACAACATTTGATGAAGTTCCGGATAAATGTCCAGTTTGTGGTGCTTCAAAAGAAAAATTTAAAGAATTTTAGTGAGGTGAAAAAAATGAAATTAGGTGATGTAATTAAAAGTGCAGATTTTAAAAATGAAAAACATGTACCTGTAATAGATGCTCCAGAAAAAGTTAAAGCTGATGAATTATTTAAAATTGAAATTCAAGTTGGAAAGGATATACCACACCCTAACACAGTAGAGCATCATATATCCTGGATAGATTTATATATTCATTATGAAAATGACCCAAATACAGTTCATTTAGGAAGATTTGAGTTTGGTCCATCAGTAACAGAACCACATGTATTAACTTATGTAAAATTATCAAAAAAAGGAACATTAATAGCTCATTCGTATTGTAATATACATGGGCTTTGGGAATCAGAAAAAGTAATTGATGTTGAATAAAGGAATAGCCGTCTGGCTATTCCTTTTTAATATTTTTGTAATAAACATTTGTTATAATAATCACATATAAAGTGAATAATTTCTCCTGAGATGAAGGGAGTAATCCTAACATCAAGGGAGGGGAAATAATACGGGATAATAATATTCCCCTTCCTTTGATGTTATATAAGGAAGGGGGATTTTTTATGGAAAATAAAATTAGTACAGTATCTATAATAGTGTATAACAGGGAGTTGGCTTACCAAAAAGCAAGTGATATTTTACACAATTATGGAGAAAAAATACTTTTAAGAGTAGGATATCCAATGAGAGAGAAAGATGTAGCGATAATATTTTTGGTTGTTGAAATGACGACCGACGAATTAGGAGCATTATCCGGGAAAATTGGGCAGATAGAATCTGTTAAAGTAAAAACAACAACATTAAAGATATGAGGTGATAGTATGTTTTATATTAAAGATAAAGATAGTTTGAAATCATTTATTCCTCAGGAAACAATATCTGAATTATTGGAGAAAACTAAAAATCCTGATCCAGCAAAAGTAAGAGAAATCATTCAAAAGTCATTAAATAAAAATAGGCTTGAACCAGAAGAAATGGCAACATTACTTAATGTAGAAAATAAAGATTTATTGGAAGAAGTATTTGAAGGCGCGCGAGAATTAAAAAGGAGAATATATGGTAATAGAATAGTTTTATTTGCTCCATTATATATAGGTAATGAATGTATAAACAATTGTCAATATTGTGGATTTAGAATTACCAATAAACATATTGAAAGAAGGAGTCTGTCTTTAGATGAAGTTGTTGAAGAGGTAAAAGCGCTGGAAACCAAAGGACATAAACGTTTGATAGTGGTTTTTGGGGAACATCCTAAATATGATGCTAAATTTATGACAGAAACAATAAAAACTATTTATGAAACAAAAGTAGGTAAGGGTGAAATTAGAAGAGTAAATGTAAATGCAGCACCTCAGACAGTTGGAGATTATAAATTATTTAAAGAAGTAGGGATTGGTACATTTCAAATATTTCAGGAAACGTATCATTATGAAACATATAAAAAATATCATTTAAGTGGTCCAAAATCTAATTTTCACTGGAGATTGTATGGTTTGGATAGAGCGTTTGAGGCAGGACTTGATGATGTAGGAATTGGTGCGTTATTTGGGTTATATGATTGGAAATTTGAAGCTATGGGATTATTATATCATACAATTCATTTTGAAGAAAGATTTAATGTTGGTCCGCATACTATATCTTTTCCTCGTATGGAACCAGCATTAGATACGCCTCTTGCTGAAAGGCCTCCATATACAGTTTCAGATGATGATTTTAAAAAATTAGTAGCAATATTAAGATTGGCGGTACCTTATACAGGGTTGATTTTAACAGCACGCGAACCGGTAAAAATACGAAATGAAGTAATGAAATTTGGAGTTTCTCAAATTGATGGTGGATCTTCAATTGGTGTTGGGAGTTATCATGAAAGTGATGATGAAAAATTAAAAAGAAGTCAATTTTTATTAGGAGATAATAGAACATTAGATCAAATTATTGAGGAATTAGCTGAAGAAGGTTATTTGCCATCTTTTTGTACAGGATGTTATAGACTTGGAAGAACAGGAGAACATTTTATGGAATTTGCTATTCCAGGTTTTGTGAAAAGATTTTGTACTCCAAATGCAATATTAACATTTTTAGAATATATAGAAGATTATGCACCTGAAAAAACAAAAATAATAGGTATTAGAAGAATAGAAGAAGAAATAAAAAATATGAAAAATAATCCATTGAAAGAACAATTACTTGAAAAAATAGAAAAGGTTAAAAATGGAGAAAGAGATTTATATTTTTAAGATTTATATTTTTAGGTGGTGATTATAATATCAAAGAGAGTTGAAAGAGTATATGAAAAATTAACTAATATAAGATTAGAGATGCCTGATGAAATAAAAAATATTATAGATTATTTTTTAGAAAATCAAACGTTAGATTATGAAAGGATATTATGGATATTATCTTTAAAAGATGAAAGTCAAAGAGAAAAAATTTTTAAAATATCAGATATTGTTAACAAAGGATTAAATACAGATATAATAACTTTGAAAGGAGTAATAGAATTTAGCAATTACTGTAAAAAAAGTTGTTATTATTGTGGAATAAGAGCGCAAAATAAGCAGGTAAAAAGGTATAGAATCCCTTCAGAAGAAATATTTGAAATAGCAAGAAATGGAGTGAACATGGGGTTGACCACTATAATATTACAATCTGGGGAAGATGATTATTATAGTGATGAAGAGTTAGAGAATTTGATTTATAAAATACACCATGAATTAAAAACAGCGGTTTCTATATCTATAGGAGAAAGAAGCAAAAAAGCTTATGAAAGGTTTAGAAAAGCAGGAGCTTCAAAGGTTTTATTAAAACATGAAACGATTAATAAGAACCTATTTGAAAATATACATCCAGATAAAGATTATAATAAAAGAATAGAATTGTTGGATTATCTTGTAAAATTAGGATATATTACCGGGTCTGGGAATATTATAGGTCTTGTTGGTCAGACGATTGAAGATATAGCAAAGGATATAATATTCATGAAAAACCATAATATAAAAATGATAGGTATAGGTCCTTTTATCGCAACACATAATACACCACTTGAAGAATATAAAAATGGTTCTGCAGAATTAACTTTAAATGCATATGCAGCAACGAGATTAGCAATACCATATGCTCAGATGCCAGCAACAACAGCTTTGGGAACAATAGATAGAAAATATCAATTTAAAGCGCTTAATTGTGGCTGTAATGTTATTATGGTTAATTTAACACCTGATAAATATAGAGAAAATTATAATATATACGATGAAAAGATAAAAGTTGATTTATTAGATACTGCCAGACAAATTGTTAATATGGGATTAAGAATTCCACCATATACATTAAGAAAATTACCATTATTAAATAGTTAATAAGGAGGAAAGCTATGGCTTCGGCAATAAAAGGATATAGAAAATATATAGCAATTACCGGTAAAAGAAATGTTGGAAAATCAACGTTAATAAATGCAATATTAAATCAAGAGGTTGCAATTACAAGCGATATGCCAGGCACAACGACAGATCCAGTTTATAGAAGTATGGAACTTGCACCTTTAGGACCGGTAACATTGGTTGATACTCCGGGTATTGATGATACTGGAATAGTTGGTGAAAAAAGAGTAAAAAAAGCAAGTAAAGCTTTGTATAAAGCAGATATAGCATTATTGGTTGTAACTGATAATATTTCTGAATATGAAAAAATGCTGATAGATAATTTCAAAAAACTTGATATTCCTTTTTTAGTGGTTATAAACAAAATAGATGAAATAAAAAATATTGATATTATTAAGAAATCATATTTAAAATATACAAAAGAAATTATTGAAATTTCGGCAAAAGAGAAAAAGAATATAGAAAGATTAAAAGAAAAAATAGCTATGATTTTACCGCCTTTAGAAGAAGTCCCGTTAATAGCCGATTTAATTGAACCAGGGCAGTTAATAGTATTAGTAGTACCTATAGATTTAGGGGCACCAAAAGGAAGATTAATAATGCCTCAGGTAACAGCAATAAGAGAAATATTAGATAGAGAAGCAATTGTAATAGTTACAAAAGAAAGAGAGTTAAGATATACAATAGAGAAATTGAATCAAAAACCAGATCTTGTAGTGACAGATTCACAAAGTGTAATGAAAGTTGTTTCTGATATAGACATAGATATTCCCTTAACAACATTTTCAATTTTAGAAGCCAGACATAAAGGTGATCTGGCAATTTTATCTGAAGGTGTAAAAGCAATTGAAAATTTAAAAGAAAATGATAAAATTATTATTATGGAAGGATGTTCTCATAGACCTTTAACAGAGGATATTGGAAGAGTAAAAATACCAAGATGGCTTACCAACCATCTGGGTATAAATTTAAATATAGAATTTTTTGCTGGCACAGAATTTCCAGATTATGAAATTGTTAGAGATGCAAAACTAATAATACATTGTGGAGGATGTACACTTACCAGAAAAAGTATGTTAAGGAGAATAAATATAGCAAAGATGTATGAAATTCCAATAGTAAATTACGGGGTAATAATATCTTATTTACACGGTGTATTAAATAGAGCACTTGACATTTTTCCAGAATTAAAAAAAGTATAAGGAGTGGATTATGAGAGTAGAAAAAGATTTTATTGGAGAAGTTCTGATTCCTGAAAATGTTTATTATGGAATACATACACATAGGGCTTTAAAGAATTTTCCTAAAACAGGTGAAATTTTTAGTGAAAGTTTCATTTGGGCAATGTTTATGGTTAAGAAATCAGCGGCTATACTTAATTATGAATTAGGATATTTAGATAAGGAGATATCAGAGGCAATAGTTAAAAGTTGTGAAGAATGGCCGGAATTAAAAAAAGAGATAATTGTAGATCCTTTAAGTGGAGGAGCAGGAACGTCTATAAATATGAATATAAATGAAGTAATTGCAAATAGAGCTACAGAAATTTTAGGAGGGCAAAAATCAGAATATATAGTTAACCCCTTGGATCATGTGAATATGCATCAATCAACAAATGATGTTTTTCCAACTGCAGGAAAAATAGCAATTATAAAGGATTTAAGAGAATTAATTGAAAAAATAATTAAACTTCAGGATAAGATTCAAGAAAAAGAAAAGGATTTTATAAAGATAAGAAAAATAGGAAGAACACAGCTAATGGATGCGGTCCCTATTTTATTGGGGCAGGAATTTGGGGCCTGGGCTGACGCATTAAGTAGAGATAGATGGAGATTATATAAAGTAGAAGAAAGAATAAGAAGCGTTAATATTGGAGGAACAGCCATAGGTACGGGTATATCTGCACCAAAAGATTATATTTTGAAAATTACAAACAAATTGAGGGAAATTACAAAAATAGGAATAGCAAAAGCAGAAAATCTTATAGATACTACTCAAAATTTAGATGTTTTTTCAGAAATTAGTGGCTTATTAAAATCTTTAGCTGTGAATTTAATAAAAATATCCAATGATATTAGATTGTTAGGTTCAAATGCAATAAATGAGATAATATTACCAAAAATTCAAGCAGGAAGTTCAATTATGCCAGGAAAAGTAAATCCTGTAATTCCAGAATATGTGGTTCAATTATCAATGAGTGTAATTTCTTTTGATAACTTAATAACAACTGCGTCCAGTTTGGGGAATTTAGAATTAAACCATCTTACACCATTGATAATTCATTACACATTAAAATCAATAAAATTTTTAAAAAATGCAGTTATATCTTTAAAAAATTATATAAAATTAATAGAACCGGATGAATCAAAATGTAAAGAAAACCTTGCAAAATCATTTACTTTAATAACACCGTTAATAGACGTTTTTGGATATGATGAAGTTTCAATAATGCTTAAGAAAAATGATTATGATTTTGAAAAAACCGTAAGAGAACTATCGGAAAAACACAATATGGATTATACAGAAATAATGAAAAAATTAAAATCACATAAAGCAGCAGGGTTAGGATATAATTTTTGATGTTCCTTATTATAACATAAAAAGATAAGTAAAATTATTATTTATGAAATAAAAGAAATAGTAATTTAAAGAAGTATTTATATAATTTATTGAGAAAAGAAAGGGAGGTTTTAAGATGCAGGTGTCTTTAGATCAACTTATAAATGTTATTATGGCAAAATTAGAAGGTTTAGAAATGTCTTTAGAGGATTTAAAATTCAGAACTAATATAGCATTAAGAGTGTTATATAAAAATGAATTATTAACAGAAGAAAATCTGGTGGATGCTATTAAAGATGAATTTAAAGCCCATACAGAATTAGAAGGGAAAAGCTTAGAATTGCCTGAAGAAAAGGCAAAAGAAATGTCTAAGGATATATTAAATTGGATAAAAATCGATTTAGAAGAAATGAAGAAAAAAATGAAGGAATATGAAGAACAATTGAAACAAATGCTTCAACAGGCGGAAGGCCCGGATATTAGTATAGCTTCTCCGGATTTATTAAATCAATTGGAACAAATGAAAAAAAATAACAAAGGGAACAATGGTGGATTAATATTTTAATAAAAAAGCCCGTA
This genomic interval from Marinitoga sp. 1197 contains the following:
- a CDS encoding phosphate signaling complex PhoU family protein; this encodes MIELLSEKTQKEVISFHNEILKMGRLVQGMFLKFKDAFFEKNAKLSKEIIKQDMRVDFIEARLEYKSMEILATNNLYGIYFKVVFLGNKIIGILENMADLCETMAKNNLDLLSYPNSINPYQFEDLFDISQNMLGESLKLFSNIIENKNTHITRESIELAKIICKTDTEVDALYNAFKRNLMGKARKDNFRSIMANIEILSNLEKFSDLTTNIAEYSIFILTGDRYKCSKEGFDIFYSLGE
- a CDS encoding NAD(+)/NADH kinase; this translates as MKAILFFNPLKARKDEIQEQFFDIFHNNDIEILKIMPAGSALADNSLYQQADIFIVLGGDGTVLRVAELSAENSVPIIGINLGTLGFLTAYDSTEIEQAAKDISSNNLHYSDRYLLECYVGGKKLISLNDITIQKSQPIGTVDIEILIKGESVLNYSGDGVILSTPTGSTGYALSMGGPIIEPTLNLITINPLASHSLNIRPLVISPDNYIEIIIHHIDAGNAYVTVDGDIVHRIEAGMAVVVSSSEKKVTLAQKNDYSFFKVLNNKLGFGRRII
- a CDS encoding YggT family protein, with the translated sequence MFIFGNLFYALAVVLRIVINFFEISIIISALFSFISFNYHHPIRQFFDSISEIIERPIRRYLNLTFGMFDFTPFVAILLLVLLDNFLVTTLFDLARLLR
- a CDS encoding YggS family pyridoxal phosphate-dependent enzyme, which encodes MEFIIDNLKTIKTNIKEHSSKFNRNFENIRLIAVSKTFPIQYIKKAYETGIKDFAENKAQELRNKAAELKDYNIRWHFIGRIQTNKIKYIVPISEYIHSVYREKEIKEIDKIAKKYNKIQKILIEVNISGEETKGGIKPNELNEFLKQAEKYENVKVVGLMTMAPYTDDHDTIKNVFCELKNLRDSFIKKFPDLKELSMGMSNDYAIAIECGSTMLRIGSLIFGKRNYNPGG
- the ruvB gene encoding Holliday junction branch migration DNA helicase RuvB encodes the protein MDDRILDPAEKNEENTIINLRPQYLKEYIGQEKVKEKLKITINAAKERKEPLDHILLAGPPGLGKTTLANVIANEMGANIQITSGPVLERAGDLAAILTNLQNGDVLFIDEIHRINRSVEEILYSAMEDFQLDIVIGKGPGARSIRIDLNHFTLIGATTRTGLIAAPLRSRFGIIMEMNFYPPEELKNIIIRSAKLLNVKIEKDAALLIAMRSRGTPRIANRLLKRVRDYAQINNNGIIDINSVEKTMTLLEIDNEGLDDMDRRILKTIINFYNGGPVGLKALAASLGIESDSISEVYEPYLLQKGFLVRTHRGRMITEKALKHLGFSSNKKLYSLWGK
- a CDS encoding rubrerythrin family protein; the encoded protein is MVKREMTRKFLEDAFCGESKAHMKYSIYAEDAEAQGKENLARLWRAIAYAEFVHARNHFKALGYLGAIDANLEDSAAGEHFEVEEMYPVYKNSSEFQEEKEAVRSAHFALEAEKIHEKMYREAKEYLEKNEDLEDKKIFICEICGYTTFDEVPDKCPVCGASKEKFKEF
- a CDS encoding class II SORL domain-containing protein gives rise to the protein MKLGDVIKSADFKNEKHVPVIDAPEKVKADELFKIEIQVGKDIPHPNTVEHHISWIDLYIHYENDPNTVHLGRFEFGPSVTEPHVLTYVKLSKKGTLIAHSYCNIHGLWESEKVIDVE
- a CDS encoding TM1266 family iron-only hydrogenase system putative regulator, whose product is MENKISTVSIIVYNRELAYQKASDILHNYGEKILLRVGYPMREKDVAIIFLVVEMTTDELGALSGKIGQIESVKVKTTTLKI
- the hydG gene encoding [FeFe] hydrogenase H-cluster radical SAM maturase HydG gives rise to the protein MFYIKDKDSLKSFIPQETISELLEKTKNPDPAKVREIIQKSLNKNRLEPEEMATLLNVENKDLLEEVFEGARELKRRIYGNRIVLFAPLYIGNECINNCQYCGFRITNKHIERRSLSLDEVVEEVKALETKGHKRLIVVFGEHPKYDAKFMTETIKTIYETKVGKGEIRRVNVNAAPQTVGDYKLFKEVGIGTFQIFQETYHYETYKKYHLSGPKSNFHWRLYGLDRAFEAGLDDVGIGALFGLYDWKFEAMGLLYHTIHFEERFNVGPHTISFPRMEPALDTPLAERPPYTVSDDDFKKLVAILRLAVPYTGLILTAREPVKIRNEVMKFGVSQIDGGSSIGVGSYHESDDEKLKRSQFLLGDNRTLDQIIEELAEEGYLPSFCTGCYRLGRTGEHFMEFAIPGFVKRFCTPNAILTFLEYIEDYAPEKTKIIGIRRIEEEIKNMKNNPLKEQLLEKIEKVKNGERDLYF
- the hydE gene encoding [FeFe] hydrogenase H-cluster radical SAM maturase HydE, which produces MIIISKRVERVYEKLTNIRLEMPDEIKNIIDYFLENQTLDYERILWILSLKDESQREKIFKISDIVNKGLNTDIITLKGVIEFSNYCKKSCYYCGIRAQNKQVKRYRIPSEEIFEIARNGVNMGLTTIILQSGEDDYYSDEELENLIYKIHHELKTAVSISIGERSKKAYERFRKAGASKVLLKHETINKNLFENIHPDKDYNKRIELLDYLVKLGYITGSGNIIGLVGQTIEDIAKDIIFMKNHNIKMIGIGPFIATHNTPLEEYKNGSAELTLNAYAATRLAIPYAQMPATTALGTIDRKYQFKALNCGCNVIMVNLTPDKYRENYNIYDEKIKVDLLDTARQIVNMGLRIPPYTLRKLPLLNS
- the hydF gene encoding [FeFe] hydrogenase H-cluster maturation GTPase HydF, with product MASAIKGYRKYIAITGKRNVGKSTLINAILNQEVAITSDMPGTTTDPVYRSMELAPLGPVTLVDTPGIDDTGIVGEKRVKKASKALYKADIALLVVTDNISEYEKMLIDNFKKLDIPFLVVINKIDEIKNIDIIKKSYLKYTKEIIEISAKEKKNIERLKEKIAMILPPLEEVPLIADLIEPGQLIVLVVPIDLGAPKGRLIMPQVTAIREILDREAIVIVTKERELRYTIEKLNQKPDLVVTDSQSVMKVVSDIDIDIPLTTFSILEARHKGDLAILSEGVKAIENLKENDKIIIMEGCSHRPLTEDIGRVKIPRWLTNHLGINLNIEFFAGTEFPDYEIVRDAKLIIHCGGCTLTRKSMLRRINIAKMYEIPIVNYGVIISYLHGVLNRALDIFPELKKV
- a CDS encoding aspartate ammonia-lyase encodes the protein MRVEKDFIGEVLIPENVYYGIHTHRALKNFPKTGEIFSESFIWAMFMVKKSAAILNYELGYLDKEISEAIVKSCEEWPELKKEIIVDPLSGGAGTSINMNINEVIANRATEILGGQKSEYIVNPLDHVNMHQSTNDVFPTAGKIAIIKDLRELIEKIIKLQDKIQEKEKDFIKIRKIGRTQLMDAVPILLGQEFGAWADALSRDRWRLYKVEERIRSVNIGGTAIGTGISAPKDYILKITNKLREITKIGIAKAENLIDTTQNLDVFSEISGLLKSLAVNLIKISNDIRLLGSNAINEIILPKIQAGSSIMPGKVNPVIPEYVVQLSMSVISFDNLITTASSLGNLELNHLTPLIIHYTLKSIKFLKNAVISLKNYIKLIEPDESKCKENLAKSFTLITPLIDVFGYDEVSIMLKKNDYDFEKTVRELSEKHNMDYTEIMKKLKSHKAAGLGYNF